A region from the Methylocystis iwaonis genome encodes:
- a CDS encoding type II toxin-antitoxin system RelE/ParE family toxin translates to MKRDAPVIFTPLAERQLDSLHAWICEAAGEKTADAYAERLVNYCLGLATFPQRGRKRDDLLPGLRTIGFERRVTVAFVVGEDALLIEGVFYGGQDFETAFE, encoded by the coding sequence ATGAAGCGCGACGCGCCGGTTATTTTTACGCCTCTCGCAGAGCGCCAACTCGATTCCCTACATGCCTGGATTTGCGAGGCTGCCGGCGAAAAAACAGCAGACGCCTATGCCGAGCGGCTCGTCAATTACTGCCTTGGACTCGCGACTTTTCCGCAACGCGGTCGTAAGCGCGATGACCTCCTGCCCGGGTTACGCACGATCGGCTTCGAGCGACGCGTGACGGTCGCCTTTGTTGTTGGCGAGGACGCCCTGCTCATCGAAGGCGTATTTTACGGCGGGCAGGATTTCGAGACCGCCTTCGAATGA
- a CDS encoding F0F1 ATP synthase subunit A, protein MSTEAAAAPNPIEQFELHRYFPHQMAGVETSFTNASLYMLLAALGVVFLMLLATSRKAIVPGRFQALAEMLYEFVANTVRSTAGKEGMKFFPFVFSLFSFILISNLIGLIPYTYSVTSQIVVTGAFALLVISLVTAYGFYRHGFGFLNLFVPHGVPLPVLVILVPIEVISFLSRPVSLSIRLFANILAGHVTLAVFGGFVVLLLAAGGVYQALAPVPLLAIVALYALELLVACLQAFVFSVLTCVYLNDAIHPGH, encoded by the coding sequence ATGAGCACAGAAGCAGCGGCCGCGCCGAATCCGATCGAACAATTCGAACTGCACCGCTACTTCCCGCATCAGATGGCGGGCGTCGAAACCTCCTTCACCAACGCCTCGCTCTACATGCTGCTCGCCGCGCTCGGCGTGGTGTTCCTGATGCTTCTCGCCACCTCGCGCAAGGCGATCGTGCCGGGCCGCTTCCAGGCGCTGGCGGAAATGCTCTACGAGTTCGTCGCCAACACGGTGCGCTCGACGGCGGGCAAGGAGGGGATGAAGTTCTTCCCCTTCGTCTTCTCGCTGTTTTCCTTCATCCTCATCTCCAATCTGATCGGGCTCATCCCCTACACCTATTCGGTGACGAGCCAGATCGTCGTGACGGGCGCCTTTGCGCTGCTGGTCATCTCGCTGGTGACCGCCTACGGCTTCTATCGCCACGGCTTCGGCTTCCTCAATCTCTTCGTGCCGCATGGCGTGCCGCTGCCGGTGCTGGTGATCCTCGTGCCGATCGAGGTGATCTCCTTCCTGTCGCGCCCGGTGTCGCTCTCCATTCGTCTTTTCGCCAACATCCTCGCGGGCCACGTGACGCTCGCAGTGTTCGGCGGCTTCGTTGTGCTGCTGCTTGCGGCCGGCGGCGTCTATCAGGCGCTCGCGCCGGTGCCGCTGCTCGCCATCGTCGCGCTCTATGCGCTGGAGCTGCTTGTCGCCTGCCTGCAGGCCTTCGTCTTCAGCGTCCTCACTTGCGTCTATCTCAACGACGCGATCCATCCGGGCCACTGA
- a CDS encoding chromosome segregation SMC family protein, protein MKFERLRLLGFKSFCESTDFLIQPGLTGVVGPNGCGKSNLVEALRWVMGENSYKNMRASGMDDVIFSGGGSRPARNFAEVGLVLDNTARLAPAAFNDADTIEVSRRIEREQGSTYRVNGKEVRARDVQLLFADAATGARSPSLVRQGQIGEIISAKPQARRRILEDAAGVAGLHTRRHEAELRLNAASENLTRLEDVLKQVESQGDSLRRQARQAARYREIAAKIRQNEALVALVSYQIAADSLRDAAAKLEADIANVQQRTLEQAESAKFQAIAAHELPKLREKEAEAGAAVHRLVAARQSLEVDEERAKQRISELARQIEQFMRDLERERALIEDAAEVAERLEEERAELLGADTFDGEREAEAKARLAEIEAALAETESELSDAQQQLAGVNARRAAIESALRDENQRVARFEAELTRLDTEFALIAGQGGGAEEAERLAEAFEMAVEAANAADEAAQMAEEAQRAARDAEAAARQPVEQAALKAQRLETEVRTLENLLQSGSGGLWAPVVESMTVEKGYETALGAALGDDLDASAETSAPAHWAVTPDAGDPALPPGVRSLGEMVEAPPALRRRLAQIGVVLRAEGESLRKLLKPGQRLVSKEGDLWRWDGFTQAAEAPTPAARRLAEKNRLEDLRAEAERARAQADALAEELDAAREATRLAAMADAQAREAQRRSRAQLEEARERHSAAERRLAQIGQRLSALEEAKAQTLANRDEAAQKRDTLSAQLDALEEPASLAGMLESLRARAMVERAQAGEARAALTSLRNEASARASRINAILREIASWAERRDRAQDRLGELEERLESAREEQERLAESPDAFLEQRRALMNALEEAEAARRAASDARAEAETRLAESDRAARAALDAMSAAREAKARSEAQLEAAKQRAADIERAIQHDLETTPAALAGLAEVKEGDELPEIAEVEKRLEILRADRERLGAVNLRAEEELSEIDSTREKMIAERDDLAEAIKKLRAAIASLNKEGRERLLAAFDKVNAHFKELFTILFGGGSAELQLVESDDPLEAGLDILARPPGKKPAAMSLLSGGEQALTAMSLIFAVFLTNPSPICVLDEVDAPLDDYNVERFCDLIDEMRKKTDTRFVTITHNPITMARMDRLFGVTQAERGISQLVSVDLEQAEKFALAS, encoded by the coding sequence ATGAAATTCGAGCGCCTCAGACTTCTTGGCTTCAAGAGCTTCTGCGAGTCGACCGACTTCCTGATCCAGCCGGGCCTCACCGGCGTGGTCGGGCCGAACGGTTGCGGCAAGTCGAATCTCGTCGAGGCCCTGCGCTGGGTCATGGGCGAAAACTCCTATAAAAACATGCGCGCGTCCGGCATGGACGACGTGATCTTCTCGGGCGGCGGCTCCCGCCCGGCGCGCAATTTCGCTGAAGTGGGCCTCGTCCTCGACAATACCGCCCGCCTTGCGCCCGCGGCCTTCAACGACGCCGACACGATCGAGGTCAGCCGCCGCATCGAGCGCGAGCAGGGGTCGACCTATCGCGTCAATGGCAAGGAAGTCCGCGCCCGCGACGTGCAGCTTCTCTTCGCCGACGCCGCGACGGGCGCGCGCTCGCCCTCGCTCGTGCGCCAGGGCCAGATTGGCGAGATCATCTCGGCCAAGCCGCAGGCCCGCCGCCGCATTCTGGAGGACGCCGCCGGCGTCGCCGGTCTCCATACCCGCCGCCACGAGGCCGAGCTGCGGCTCAATGCGGCGTCCGAAAATCTCACGCGCCTCGAGGACGTCCTGAAACAGGTCGAGAGCCAGGGCGACAGCCTGCGCCGTCAGGCGCGCCAGGCCGCCCGCTACCGCGAGATCGCCGCCAAAATCCGCCAGAACGAGGCGCTCGTCGCTTTGGTGTCCTATCAGATCGCCGCCGACAGCCTGCGCGACGCCGCGGCAAAGCTCGAAGCCGACATCGCCAATGTCCAGCAACGCACGCTGGAGCAGGCGGAGAGCGCGAAGTTTCAAGCCATTGCGGCGCATGAGCTGCCGAAGCTGCGCGAGAAGGAGGCCGAAGCCGGCGCCGCCGTGCACCGTCTCGTCGCCGCGCGCCAGTCTCTGGAGGTCGATGAAGAGCGCGCCAAGCAGCGCATCTCGGAGCTTGCCCGCCAGATCGAGCAATTCATGCGCGACCTCGAGCGCGAGCGCGCGCTGATCGAGGACGCCGCCGAGGTCGCCGAGCGGCTGGAGGAGGAGCGCGCCGAGCTGCTCGGCGCCGACACTTTCGACGGCGAGCGCGAAGCCGAAGCGAAGGCGCGCCTCGCCGAGATTGAGGCGGCGCTGGCGGAGACCGAGTCGGAGCTTTCCGATGCTCAGCAGCAGCTCGCCGGTGTCAACGCTCGCCGGGCGGCGATCGAATCGGCGTTGCGCGACGAAAATCAGCGCGTCGCCCGCTTCGAAGCGGAGCTGACGCGCCTCGATACGGAATTCGCCCTTATCGCCGGGCAGGGCGGCGGCGCCGAAGAGGCTGAACGGCTCGCCGAAGCCTTCGAGATGGCGGTCGAAGCGGCCAATGCCGCCGACGAGGCCGCCCAAATGGCGGAAGAGGCCCAGCGCGCGGCGCGCGACGCCGAGGCCGCGGCCCGCCAGCCGGTGGAGCAGGCGGCGCTGAAGGCGCAGCGGCTGGAGACGGAAGTCCGCACGCTCGAAAATCTGCTGCAGTCGGGCTCGGGCGGGCTCTGGGCGCCGGTCGTTGAGAGCATGACTGTCGAGAAAGGCTATGAGACCGCGCTCGGCGCGGCGCTCGGCGACGATCTCGACGCCTCCGCCGAAACCTCCGCGCCCGCCCATTGGGCAGTCACGCCCGACGCCGGCGATCCGGCGCTGCCGCCCGGGGTCCGCTCACTCGGCGAGATGGTCGAGGCGCCGCCGGCGTTGCGCCGTCGTCTGGCGCAGATCGGCGTCGTGCTGCGCGCCGAGGGCGAAAGCCTGCGCAAGCTCTTAAAGCCCGGCCAGCGGCTCGTCTCCAAGGAGGGCGATCTGTGGCGCTGGGACGGCTTCACCCAGGCGGCCGAGGCCCCGACGCCGGCCGCCCGCCGTCTCGCCGAAAAGAACCGGCTGGAAGATCTGCGCGCTGAGGCCGAACGCGCCCGCGCCCAGGCCGACGCCCTCGCCGAGGAGCTCGACGCCGCGCGCGAGGCCACCCGGCTCGCCGCCATGGCCGACGCCCAGGCCCGCGAAGCCCAGCGTCGTTCTCGCGCCCAGCTCGAGGAGGCGCGCGAACGCCACAGCGCGGCGGAGCGGCGCCTCGCGCAGATCGGCCAGCGCCTCTCCGCGCTGGAGGAGGCCAAGGCCCAGACGCTCGCCAATCGGGATGAAGCCGCGCAAAAGCGTGACACGCTTTCGGCCCAGCTCGACGCGCTGGAGGAGCCCGCCTCGCTCGCCGGCATGCTGGAGAGCCTGCGCGCTCGCGCCATGGTCGAGCGCGCCCAGGCGGGCGAGGCCCGCGCCGCGCTGACGAGCCTGCGTAACGAAGCGAGCGCCCGCGCCTCCCGCATCAACGCTATCCTCCGCGAGATCGCCTCCTGGGCCGAGCGGCGCGACCGCGCCCAGGATCGCCTCGGCGAATTGGAGGAGCGGCTCGAATCGGCGCGCGAGGAGCAGGAGCGCCTCGCCGAATCGCCCGACGCCTTCCTCGAACAGCGCCGCGCGCTGATGAACGCGCTGGAAGAGGCCGAGGCCGCCCGCCGCGCCGCCTCGGACGCGCGCGCCGAGGCCGAAACCCGCCTCGCCGAATCGGACCGCGCCGCCCGCGCCGCGCTCGACGCGATGAGCGCCGCCCGCGAGGCCAAGGCGCGCAGCGAAGCGCAATTGGAGGCGGCCAAACAGCGCGCCGCCGACATCGAACGCGCGATCCAGCACGATCTCGAAACGACCCCCGCCGCGCTGGCAGGCCTTGCCGAGGTGAAAGAGGGCGATGAGCTTCCGGAGATTGCCGAGGTCGAAAAGCGGCTCGAAATTTTGCGCGCCGATCGCGAGCGGCTCGGCGCCGTCAACCTGCGCGCCGAGGAAGAGCTTTCCGAGATCGATTCGACCCGCGAGAAGATGATCGCCGAACGCGATGACCTCGCGGAAGCCATCAAGAAGCTGCGCGCCGCCATCGCGAGCCTTAACAAGGAAGGCCGCGAGCGCCTGCTCGCCGCTTTCGACAAGGTCAATGCGCATTTCAAGGAGCTGTTTACGATCCTCTTCGGCGGCGGTTCGGCGGAGCTGCAGCTCGTCGAGAGCGACGATCCGCTGGAGGCCGGCCTCGACATTCTCGCCCGCCCGCCGGGCAAGAAGCCCGCGGCCATGTCGCTGCTCTCCGGCGGCGAGCAGGCGCTGACCGCCATGTCGCTGATTTTCGCGGTGTTTTTGACAAATCCCTCGCCGATCTGCGTGCTCGACGAAGTCGACGCGCCGCTGGACGACTATAACGTCGAGCGCTTTTGCGACCTCATCGACGAAATGCGCAAGAAGACCGACACGCGCTTCGTGACGATCACCCACAACCCGATCACCATGGCGCGCATGGACCGGCTCTTCGGCGTGACCCAGGCCGAACGCGGCATTTCGCAGCTCGTGTCGGTGGATCTGGAGCAGGCGGAGAAGTTCGCGCTGGCGAGCTGA
- a CDS encoding F0F1 ATP synthase subunit B family protein, with protein sequence MAIISSAHAAEAEQETHATHESVGATGGEAHHEGGFPPFQTENFAPQLVWLVLIFGFLYILMSRIALPRVGGIIENREQKIVSDLDASREMQAKAQAAAAANDEILRLRREEAQAIGREAQQKIANETAAQRTRAESDAGEKIRAAEERIAAAKSAALANVEAIALDAAASIVEKLTGAPADRARLAAEYKSVN encoded by the coding sequence ATGGCGATCATCTCTTCCGCCCACGCCGCCGAGGCCGAGCAGGAAACCCACGCGACGCATGAGTCGGTGGGCGCGACGGGCGGCGAAGCCCATCACGAAGGCGGCTTTCCGCCCTTCCAGACCGAGAATTTCGCGCCGCAGCTCGTTTGGCTCGTCCTGATCTTTGGCTTCCTCTACATTCTCATGTCGCGCATCGCGCTGCCGCGCGTCGGCGGCATTATCGAGAATCGCGAACAGAAGATCGTCTCCGATCTCGACGCCTCGCGCGAGATGCAGGCCAAGGCGCAGGCCGCCGCCGCCGCCAATGACGAAATTCTGCGCCTGCGTCGCGAAGAGGCCCAGGCCATCGGCCGCGAAGCCCAGCAGAAGATCGCCAATGAGACGGCTGCGCAGCGCACGCGCGCCGAATCGGACGCCGGCGAAAAGATTCGCGCCGCCGAGGAGCGTATCGCCGCCGCCAAATCTGCCGCGCTCGCCAATGTCGAAGCCATCGCGCTCGACGCCGCCGCTTCGATCGTCGAGAAGCTGACCGGCGCGCCGGCGGATCGCGCCCGCCTTGCCGCCGAATACAAATCCGTGAACTGA
- a CDS encoding F0F1 ATP synthase subunit C, whose protein sequence is MATEMQLVGAGLAAIGTGAAAIGVGIIFGNFVNGALRNPSAAASQFTNAIIGAALAEGLGIFAFVIALLLYLKA, encoded by the coding sequence ATGGCTACCGAAATGCAACTGGTTGGCGCGGGTCTCGCCGCGATCGGCACCGGCGCTGCGGCGATCGGCGTCGGCATCATCTTCGGCAATTTCGTCAACGGCGCTCTGCGCAATCCGTCGGCGGCCGCTTCCCAGTTCACCAACGCCATCATCGGCGCGGCGCTCGCGGAAGGCCTGGGCATCTTCGCCTTCGTTATCGCGCTGCTGCTGTATCTGAAGGCCTAA
- a CDS encoding AtpZ/AtpI family protein produces MNEDDKRDAEMDALNARLEKLNAALRQREEEQLAKEAPPPERRGLSRALSVGLNAFSEFVGAVLVGGLVGWKVDEWLGTKPWLMIVLLGLGIAAGFWNIYRVAKPQA; encoded by the coding sequence ATGAACGAAGACGACAAGCGGGACGCCGAAATGGACGCGCTCAACGCGCGGCTCGAGAAGCTCAACGCGGCGCTGCGTCAGCGCGAGGAAGAGCAGCTCGCCAAAGAGGCGCCGCCGCCCGAGAGAAGGGGCCTGTCACGGGCGTTGAGCGTCGGGCTCAATGCGTTTTCCGAATTCGTGGGCGCAGTGCTGGTTGGCGGGCTGGTCGGCTGGAAAGTCGACGAATGGCTCGGGACCAAGCCCTGGCTGATGATCGTCTTGCTCGGTCTCGGCATAGCGGCTGGCTTTTGGAATATTTATCGCGTGGCGAAGCCGCAGGCTTAA
- a CDS encoding type II toxin-antitoxin system ParD family antitoxin — protein MRSAQLFSVSLPQELADFVDAKVKSGAYASASEVMREGVVALLEREAALEKWLRDEVVRGHEEYLSDPSKGVPAQAVLERIKARRAAVK, from the coding sequence ATGAGAAGCGCGCAATTGTTCAGCGTCTCGCTTCCGCAGGAGTTGGCGGATTTCGTGGACGCAAAAGTGAAGTCGGGAGCTTACGCTTCGGCAAGCGAGGTGATGCGCGAAGGCGTCGTTGCGCTCTTGGAGCGTGAGGCGGCGCTTGAAAAATGGCTGCGCGACGAGGTGGTCAGGGGCCATGAGGAATATCTTTCCGACCCCTCGAAAGGCGTCCCGGCGCAAGCTGTGCTGGAGAGGATCAAGGCTCGCCGCGCCGCTGTGAAATGA